The sequence below is a genomic window from Tenacibaculum tangerinum.
TTAGGTAATAATTAACGCAATGTTGGGGCAAAATATCTAAAAATCAATTTCTCCGTTTTTTTCCATGTTACCAATACAAATGTCATAGTATGTTTTTTGAATCTCTTTTTTTTCGAAGAGTTAGTCTAAAACAATAATACTTTGAGTCGTTTTCCAATTAATAACCTTTTCAAAAAAAGCACTTGTTTGGTTCAAAATTAGGTAACTATTTCTAGCTATCGATTACATTACGTTCTTACCTTTTTTTTAAACACTGGTAGAAAAAGTAGGGGTAACTTAATTATTATAATTTAATTTTAGAAGAAGTTTAAAAACATCATATATAAATTAAGAAAGACAACTACTTTCAAAAACGACAACGAATTACCAAACTAAAATAAGAGATGTTCATTTTATTTTTATAAGAGTACATCTGTTTTTATTGAACTAACTTTTGAAAAAAGATAACTACATAATAGTTGCTTCTGACCAAACCCACACAGTATCGAAAATAGTAAAGAAACTGAGTGACTTAAGCGACTGTAATACAATCACTGTAAATTCAATTAAATTATTAAGAGAGTTAATGCTCACGATTACTCCAAAGCTTATTATTGTAAGTTTTAGAAATAATAATTTAGAAATTAATTACTTACTCAATTCGCAAATCAAAATAACCGTACCTATTCTTTGTTTAACCAATGTATATGAAAACATTTTTTTTTCAAATAAGAATATTGTGCTAATGATTCAAAGTTTAGAGAATAGTTTGAAAAATGAACATTTACTGCATAACGTAAGAAGTATATTATCTCTTAGTGGTGCTTATCATAAGAACAAAGAAACTATTGACAAAGAAAGAAAATCTGGTTTTCTTTCCGAAAATAAAAATTTAGCCCGTTATGTATTAGAGTTAGATCAGAAGAAAGCATTATTAAAAAGCATGCTGGAAAGAATAAAGGAGCTAAGCTTGTCAGTAGATCATCCAACCAGAAGAAGATTAAATTCAATTGTTAACAATATTAGAATCAACACAAAAACAACCCATTGGGATGATTTTAAAGCATACTTTGAAAATGTAAATCCAGGTTTTATTAGAGAACTAACCAAAAAATATCCATGTTTAACTGTAAAAGACATCAAGTATTGTTGTTATTTAAAAATGAATATGTCTAATGAAGACATAAGGTATATTTTAGGAATTAACAGAGAAAGTGTTCGAACACATAAATATCGGTTAAAGAAAAAAATGGTTTTAGAAAAAGAGCAAGATTTAAAAAGTTTTATCAGCTCTTTTTAAAAGAAAGAATAAGTAAACAATTAATAGAAGTGACTCTCATGTAGTGTCACTTTTTTATTGCTTTATACATGAGGTGTCTACGTTTTGTCTACGTAATAGAAGAAAGTTTACAATGTGTCTATGAATTGTATATGAGGGTTTTCATGAAAGTGTTTAAAGAACCGCTAACTTTGAAAAGACGAACCAAACTAACTACTATTCAAATGATAGCGAAGTCATTTTACTATACAAAAAAGGTACTCGATCAATACTTAAAAAATAAGTTTGAGTTAACAGATTCTGTAGTAGTTGCAGATAGTTTGGTAAGCCAAAATGGCACAGTATCATCAGATAATAAGAATAAGGTAGTTATTACACTAATTCACATAGAACAAGAAACGGTACAACCGTTTTACAATCGAAATCAAAAATTAGATACAGGTTCTTATGAACACACCTCTGTTAAAGAGCGTTACAATTTATATATACTGGTTACGTCTAGCTTTGATGATTATTATGAAACCTTAAAATTTTTAGACGCTTCCATCCAGTTTTTTCAAATAAATCAATTATTAGATGCTCATACCAATTCAGAAATTCCTGAGGGAATACACAAATTAGAGTTTGAATTTCAAAAAGGAGGTGATTATATGCAAATGCATAATTTATGGAGTGCTTTAGGAACAAAATACCAACCCTCTGTAATCTATAAGATGAAACTACTTACCATAGGAGGAAATGAAGTGAAAGAGTTTATATCAGCAGTTGATCAACTAACCAATACAGCAACTCAATAATGGTAAGTGGATATAAAAAAATAGTAGCTGTAAAGGTGTATCATCCCTATTTCTACAAAGGAATTTGTAAAGGGGTAGTGTATGAACCAACGGTTACAACTCAAACCATTATGCATAAGTACGGATTGAAGCTACAGCGGGAACAAAACGGATTTACATTGTATATTCCTTCTGCTACAGAGCTTCTCTCATTCTTAAAATATCTCTCTGAAGTTACAGCAGCAACGTCATTTACTTTTCGACTTACTACTTTAAAAACTGATTTTTATTTTTTTACAGAGTTTCCTGTTAATGAGAAAGGATACTATTTCTGCTCAACTTCTAATTTGGTAGATAAGTCTAAAAATGAACTTGTTCTGTCTTTTAAAAAAGAAGAAGATTTGTCAAATACAGTATGTAAAATACAAATTGATTTTACAGATTTAATCAGTTCATCGGTAACAAATTATATCGTAAAGTTTGAGTCACGGTCAACGCAGTGGAATTATCTTATCATTAATAATAAGAGTACATATTTTGAAGAGTTACATATTGAGGGAACCCCAACTATTCAATTTTCAAAGCCAGTTGATGTAACTCTTGAAAATGGACAAAAGGCCTTGTCGTTTTTGTCTGAAACAACAGCCATAACATTACAAGAAAAACCAAAATACAAACTAAATCTTATTGGAAAAGTTACAAAACTAGGCACTCATAGAACACAAATGGTTTACAGCGGATTGCCCTTACCCAATCCATCTGTACTAGAAATCGTAAAACAAGGCACTAAACATGTCATAAGATCACTAATGTATGTTTACATATAAAATGAATATAATTAATAGTATACTAATGAAAAATACAATCTAACCTTATGAATTTATCTACTATCAAAACACCAGGAGTGTATATTAATGAGATAAATGCTTTTGGAAACTCAGTTGTACCTGTTGCAACAGCAGTACCCGCATTTATCGGATATACACCACAGGCAATGTACGAAGGAAAATCGTATGCCAATGTTCCAACAAAAATAACCTCTTTTACAGAGTTTAAAACGATTTTTTGTTATCCAGACCCACCTGCACCAGCCGACCCAGCAAAGCAGTACAATCCAGAGTATTATTTAGTAGCAGAAAAAAGCCAACCAGAAAAAGGAGACTACCTACTGATTGATGGAACCTATTACTCTATAGTGCCCGATCCTAATACCATTTATTATCTATATAATAGTATTAGACTATTTTATGAAAATGGAGGAGGAGATGCTTATATTGTATCTGTTGGAACTTATGGAACTTCTTCGGGAAAACCGATGACTCCAGGAGACCAAATAGTGAATCCGAATGTACAACTAAACGATTTAACCAGTGGTTTAGAACTGTTAAAAAATGAAGATGAACCTACGATGTATATCTGTCCAGAAGCAACCTTGTTATCACCAGATAACAATGGAACCTTAATGCAGCAAATGCTATTGCAGTGTACAGAGATGCAAACAGCCATAAGTGTTTTTGATGTTATCGGAGGAAGAAATCCAGACCCGATTATGTGGACTCAGGATATTGAGAATTTCAGAAATGCTACAGGGACTAATGGACTAGATTACGGTACGGCGTATTATCCTTTTATTGGAACGACCATCATGCAAACATCTGACATAGATTACACCAATTTATTTGGAGGTGATTTAAAGCAATTGCAGCCATTATTAAGTCCTGCCAGCAATCCGAACCAAGCGGTAGAAACGATTATTTCAAATATTGAAAAACCACCAGGAAACCCACTAACAACCAGTCAGTATAACAATTCTTTAATTGCGGCAAGTAAGACCTATAGTACCATTATTAATCATGTACTTAACGATGCTAATACTTTACCGCCAAGCGGAGGAATGGCAGGAGTAATTACAGTAACGGATAATGCAGTAGGACCTTGGCAGGCACCTGCAAATACTTCTATCGTAGGGGCTTCGAGTTTACCTATTAAGTTATCAGATTCACAACAAGCAGGATTGAATGTAGATGCCGTTTCAGGAAAATCAATTAATGCGATTCGTTTTTTTAACGGACTAGGCATACTAATTTGGGGTGCCAGAACCTTAGATGGAAATAGTTTAGACTGGCGTTATGTTCCTGTACGAAGAACAATGACCTTTTTAGAACAATCCTGTAAACTAGCTTGTCAGGCTTATGTATTTGAACCTAATGATAAAAATACTTGGGAAGCCGTAAAGGCGATGATTGGCAGCTTCTTGAATGGAATTTGGAAGCAAGGTGGATTGCAAGGAGCCAGTGCAGCAGATGCCTATTCTGTTCAATGTGGTTTAGGAACTACTATGACTTCAGAAGATATTTTAAATGGGTTTATGAATGTAACTATAAAGGTTGCCGTGGTAAGACCTGCTGAATTTATTGTGCTGACGTTCCAACAAGAAATGGCAAAATCTAGCTAAACAAAAAAATAATAATAAACCAAATCTTTAAAAAACTAAAAAAAATACAATTATGGCAACAGATGACGGAAGCGTAGAAGGCGCAACATGGCCCATGCCAAAGTTCAGATTTGAAGTTGACTTGGGTACCGAATTAAAGGGAGTAGCATTTCAGGAAGTTTCTGGAATGGACGTAGAAAATCAAATTATAGAATACCGTAAAAGCAATAGCAAGCTTTTTTCAACAGAAAAAATGCCAGGTATTGTAAAATATGGTAATGTAACCATGAAACGAGGGGTATTTGTAAACGACAATACCTTTTGGAATTGGCATGCAGAAATTACCATGAATACTATTAAAAGGCGCACAGTGCTTATTAAACTTTTAGATGAAAAGGGGAGTGTAACGATGCAATGGCAGCTTAACAACGCATGGCCTACCAAAATTACGAGCACCGACTTAAAGTCTGACGGGAATGAAGTGGCAGTAGACACGTTGGAAATCGCTCACGAACAACTAATCATTACTAATGGAAAGTAGTGATTATCCAGTAGGATTTTATTTCGAACTTTCATTTAAAGGACAAGATGCGGCATTTAAAGAAGTATCAGGAATTTCTAAAGAAATGACTATGGAAGAAGTTACGTGTGGTGGAGAAAATCGTTTTAAATATCGACTCCCCACAGTTTCTTCGACCAAAAACATCGTTTTAAAACGCGCCTTAATCCCTGAAGGATCACCATTGATTGATTGGTGTTCGAGCTCTTTAGATGAAGGATTAGCAAATCCTATTGAAGCACATGATGTATCTGTAAATTTATTAGATGCAGATGGTCAAGTATCGGTAATGTGGACTTTTTTTAATGCCTATCCTGTGAAATATTCCATATCCGATTTAAAATCACAAGAAAGCGAAATTGTGATGGAATCTATTGAATTGGCTTATACCTATTTTGAAATTACGCCAGATACTTCTATAGCTGATTTATTTGCCTAACCAGACCAATTGTATAAGTGCAATTACCATTTTAGGAAAAGAGTTTTCGTTGAATAGAATGCGATAATCTTCTATAAGAATACCAATAAATAAATTACAAGAAGAAGTTATTATTGAAGAGCAGCGGAGTAGGAATCAAAGAACCTACCCGATACACTAAATAAAAAACAATATGCCTGTAGAGATACGAGAATTAGTAATAAAAACAGAAATAAAATCTGTAGAACAACATACAACGTCAACTATTGCTGAGCATCGATTAAATGAGTTAAAAACAGAATTGATTGAAAGTTGTAAACGTATGATTACAGAGAGTACCAAAAGGAAAGCATATAATCGATAAAAAAAGCATTATGGCTAGTTTAGAGTTAATGAAAATAACGGGATATCAAGATGAAGACTTTAATGAAGAGGTAAGCAATGGAACTTATACGGTAATGTTGAACCCAGAAAGTGTAAAGTGGAATAGAGCCATTGAATATACCAAACAACAATCTTTAGACGCTATGGCTCCTAGTCAAAAATATAAGAGTGCGCCAGCAGAACAATTAAGTTTTGATATTGTAATTGATTGTACAGGTATTGTGGATGGGAAACGTACTAGCATGTCAAAAGAAATAACGGCACTTGAAAGTATTGTGTACACCTATAATGGAAAAATTCACCGACCTAATTTTGTAAAAGTACAATGGGGAGACATCTCTTTTAATTGTGTGTTAACCTCGTTGAACACTTCCTATACCTTGTTCAAACCAGACGGAAGTCCGTTGAGAGCCAAAATATCCTTGAGTTTTGACAGTTACTATTCGTACAAAAAAAGAAAAAAATTAGAAAGTAAAAGTTCACCTGATATGACCCACCTTGTAGAGGTTGTGGAGGGAGATTCGCTGCCTCAGTTGTGTAATAGGATATGGAATTCACCCGATTACTATATACAAGTGGCGGCGTACAATAAACTGAATAAGTTTAGACAGCTTACAGGAGGGCAGCAGTTAATTTTTCCACCCATAGAAAAACCAGTTTCATGAGTAGTTCAGCAACCAACATAACTAGTGGAGGATTAGCCACAACTACCGTAAAAGTTAGCGGAAATGATGTTACACATACTGTAGAGATTAAAAATATTGAGGTGGTTAAAAACATCAATAAAATCTCGTTTGCCAAAATAGTTATCTTAGACGGTAATGCGGCTGAAGAAAGTTTTACAGTAAGCTCTTCTTCAACTTTTGTACCAGGGAATGAAGTGGTGATAGAAGCAGGGTATGACTCTAAAAATGAGGTAGTTTTTAAAGGAATTATCACCAGTCAGCATATAGATATACATCCCTCAGAAGGGGCTGTATTAGAGGTAATATGTAGAGACAAGGCTATCAAAATGGTGGTGGGAAGAAAAAATAAAACCTACGCCAAAAAGAAAGATAGTGATATTATTTCGAGTATTATAGGAAGCTATTCAGGACTTTCATCTGAGGTAACAGCCACTACTACAGAATGGCAAGAACAAGTACAATACTATGTAACCGATTGGGATTTTATCCTAGCCAGAGCAGAAGCTAACGGACTCATGGTAACAACCTTAGAAAATAAAGTTTCCGTTTTTGAGCCAGCAGCCAATACTACTTCAGTAATAACTATTGAGTACGGTAATAATTTAATGGCATTCAATGCAAATTTGAATGCAGTAACACAACTGGGAGACGTAAAGGCTAGTTCGTGGGATTTTCAAAATCAACAAATTACTACGGGTCAGCAAACGAACAGCTATACAGGTCCTGGAAATTTATCTTCAAAAAAACTGTCGGAAGTGGTGGGACTCTCAGATTTTGATTTGCAAAGTACAGCACCCATTCAGAGTTCAGATTTAACAAATTGGTCAAAGGCTCAGTTGGTTAAAAGTAACTATGCAAAGATTAGAGGAGAAGTTACCTTTCAAGGGAGTAATTTGGTAAATCCTGGAAACTATATTACCCTCAGTGGGTTAGGAGACCGCTTTGATGGAGATCATTTAATTTCTGGAGTAATTCAAACTATTGAAGGAGGAAATTGGATTACCGAAGTAGCCATAGGAATGTCTCCTATATGGTTTACCGAAGAACCAGACGTTATGGCACCAGCCGCATCTGGATTATTACCGGGAGCAAAAGGACTTTTCAATGGAACCGTAAAGAAAATGTATGAAGATACCGATACTCAATTTCGTGTATTGGTAGATGTTCCTATGTTTGATGCAAACGGAGAAGGTATTTGGGCTAGACTTACCAATTTTTATGCAACCTCAGGAGCAGGAGCCTTTTTTATGCCAGAGGTAGGAGATGAAGTTGTTCTTGGGTTTTTAAATGAAGATCCGCGCTATCCCATTATTCTTGGTAGTGTATATAGCAATAGCAAAAATAAACCGTACACGGGATTAGAGCCCGATGAGAAAAACTCTAAAAAAGCAATCGTGTCTAAAGAAGGTATTTTTATTCAGTTTGACGATGAAAATAAAATCTTCACGATTGAAACACCCAATAAAAACACAGCGATTTTTAGCGATAAAGACAAACAAATAACCCTTAAAGATCAAAATGGAAATAGTATTGTAATGTCTGAAAGTGGTATTACTATTAAAAGTGGTAAAAGCATCAATATTGAGGCAGACCAAGAAGTAACTATTAAAGGAACTCAGGGAGTAACTGTGCAGGCAACGCAAGATGTTCAAATAAAAGGAATGAATATCAAATCCTCTGCCGATGTGCAATATTCCGCAAAAGGCGGAGCGAGTGCTCAGTTTGAAGGTGGAGGAGAAACAACGATTAAGGGAGCCATGGTAATGATTAATTAAAAAATAAAAAGATGCCACCAGCAGCAAGACTTACAGATTTTCACGAATGCCCAATGCAAACTCCAGCAGTACCGTCACCCATACCACATGTGGGAGGACCCGTTACTGGTCCTGGAGAGCCCACAGTGTTAATAGGGAAATTACCTGCAGCAAGAGTAGGTGATATGTTGGTATGTGTAGGACCGCCCGACTCTATCGTAGAAGGTTCAACAACGGTACTTATAGGAGGGATGCCAGCCGCAAGAGTAGGAGACTCTACTGCACACGGAGGTACCATAGTATTAGGATGTTTTACAGTGTTCATAGGAGGATGATATGGAAACAAAAATGACCAAAGAATTTTTAGGATCAGGATGGGCTTTTCCTGTAACATTTTCCGAAGGAAATTATGAATTACGTATCACCAAATACGAGGCAAACATAGAAGATAGTATTGATATTATTATGCAAACCAATTTTGGAGAGCACCCTATGAAACCCGATTTTGGTTCAGGCTTACAACGTTTCTTTTTTAAAAAAATGAACAAAGCACTCAAAGCAGATATTGAAGAAACAGTAAGAAGTAGTTTGCTGCAAAATGAACCGAGAATAACTGTGAAAAACGTTGAGGTAGTCTATAAAGACCTGCAAACAGGATTGGTAGAAATTACTGTAGACTATGTGTATAACCAAACCAATACAAGGCATAATTACGTATATCCGTTTCACCTAAAAGAAGGAACCAATTTATTGACATAATCGTATGAACAAGGTCACTCAAAATACAATGCAAACATCTATACATACCGCTTTGCTAGCTACCCAAAACTTGGTAGATGGTAGAACGGAAATGGATTATGTGTATTTTTTAACTGAGTTTGCCTCCTTAATAAATTTTTACGATGAATCGAATAGAATAAAAGGTAATTGGTCGCCCTTTTTATTAAAAGACCCACTTTTTTTATTAGGAACAATTGCTAAAACACCGTTTAAAAAGCTTCAAGAATTTTATGTAAATACCCTTGTAAAATTTGAAAAAGAACTAGAAAAAGAAGCATCAGAAATTGTAGAAAATACAGTCATAACCAATCTAGTTAACAGTTTCTTTAGTCAGGTTACCCATATTTTTCAATTACTGGATAAATGGATAGGCTATATGCTACAATCCTCTTACAATTATCATTTTAAAGAGTATGTGCTAAAAAAAGTAAAAGAAACGTATAGCGTAGTATTTTGGGCACTTATAAAATTGCAAGAACAATGGTGTTTGTGTGCACAATTGCCTATAATAACATCTGTAAATTGGTCTGAACTTACTTCTTTTAACAAACCTATATGGATAGAAAATAAAGGGAAATATCCTTATTGGGAAGTTTTCAATTTAAAAGCATCATTAAAAGAATTGTTGGCAACAACAACATCAGCAGCAGAAATAAAAGAACTTTTATATGAGTTGTTTAAAGGTTTCAAAGCTGTAGGAGATACTGTTTTTTCATTTTTGTACACAGTAATTTCAGGAGCAAAAGAAGCGTATTTCAGTTTCAAAAAACAAAAGAATAAATATCCAGATACGATGTTGCTGCGAACATTTTCTCAGCTATTACAACCTTATACTTCTCAAATAAATTCATTAGCAAATAAGCATCTAGACTTTTATTATCAGGATATTTTAAGACAGGAAAGTCTACAAGGAACACCAGATTCAGTAGTGGTTACTGTTGATTTATTACCAAAGAAGACGCCTTATATGCTCCCAAAGAACACCTTGTTTACTGCAGGTTTAGATGCATATAAAAACACAATACTGTTTCAGTCAGAAGAAAATGTTTGGTTAAATCCAGCAACGATTACCAATGCCTATACGCTCACAAAAAGTAAAGCAAATAGCAACAACTTACAGCAGCTGTATCTAGCCAGCATACCAACACCCAGCATATTAAAAAAAGATAAGGAAGAAAAAACAAGCTCATGGGCTACTTTTGGAAGTCGCTTTACCCTAGCCAACGAAAAGACAGAAAGTATGGCTTTGGTTATCGCATCTCCTATGCTGTTAGCCAAAGAAGGAGTTAGAATAATAACGGTGACTCTCAGTTTTACAGAAACTGTACCGAGTACTTTGTTACAAGGAACTACTTGGTATTTGAGTACGCAATCGGCTTGGTACGAAGTTTCTGAAAGCAACAAAAACGCAAGTTTTCAATTAACCGATAAAAAGTTAGTTCTTACCATCACACTACAAAAAACAGCACCACCAATAGTCCCTTTTGCTAAAGAAACGGACGGAATTAAGAGCAATTGGGCGATGTTGAAAATAGTGTTTACACAATTTACCAATCTAACCAATCCTCCAAAACTAAAAAGTTTACAAATAGCAGTAGCTGTTCAGAAAGCAATAAATTTTGAACTGTACAACGATTTTGGAGCATTGGCAGTAAACAAACCATTTCAGCCATTAGGACCTACGCCCGAAAAAGAAGCATCTTTTGTCATAGGAAACAAAGAAGCTTTTAGCAAGCCAATATCAACCTTAGGAATTGATTTAGAATGGGGGAATTTACCAGAAGTTACTAAAACACTAGATAACTTTAGTAATTATTATCAGCAGTATAACAAATATTTAGAGGGAGATTTTACTGAGATTACTGTAGGTACGACAAGCAATAAAACATCAAATAAAACCCCTATTTCTCTTGAAAAATTTACCAATACGGCATTTAAAGTACAAGGTCAGTTACTGCAAAATGGTTGGATGACCATTCCTGTAAATACACCGACTACACAGCAAGAAATGGTAACAACCCTTTTTCAAGAAAAAGAAATTCCAAATACCCCAGAAGAAAACAACAAGCCAGTTACACCAAAAGAAGGATGGTTCAAACGTCTTTTGGCATGGTTTAATCTTTCTAAAGAAAATGAACCAACACCCAAATTACCTCCTTCAAGAGAATTACTAGCGAATAGCAATTTTTCTTTTGTCAATGTATATAAAAACCAAGAGGTAAATGCTACTAT
It includes:
- a CDS encoding GPW/gp25 family protein, which codes for MTKEFLGSGWAFPVTFSEGNYELRITKYEANIEDSIDIIMQTNFGEHPMKPDFGSGLQRFFFKKMNKALKADIEETVRSSLLQNEPRITVKNVEVVYKDLQTGLVEITVDYVYNQTNTRHNYVYPFHLKEGTNLLT
- a CDS encoding DUF5908 family protein gives rise to the protein MPVEIRELVIKTEIKSVEQHTTSTIAEHRLNELKTELIESCKRMITESTKRKAYNR
- a CDS encoding phage tail sheath family protein — encoded protein: MNLSTIKTPGVYINEINAFGNSVVPVATAVPAFIGYTPQAMYEGKSYANVPTKITSFTEFKTIFCYPDPPAPADPAKQYNPEYYLVAEKSQPEKGDYLLIDGTYYSIVPDPNTIYYLYNSIRLFYENGGGDAYIVSVGTYGTSSGKPMTPGDQIVNPNVQLNDLTSGLELLKNEDEPTMYICPEATLLSPDNNGTLMQQMLLQCTEMQTAISVFDVIGGRNPDPIMWTQDIENFRNATGTNGLDYGTAYYPFIGTTIMQTSDIDYTNLFGGDLKQLQPLLSPASNPNQAVETIISNIEKPPGNPLTTSQYNNSLIAASKTYSTIINHVLNDANTLPPSGGMAGVITVTDNAVGPWQAPANTSIVGASSLPIKLSDSQQAGLNVDAVSGKSINAIRFFNGLGILIWGARTLDGNSLDWRYVPVRRTMTFLEQSCKLACQAYVFEPNDKNTWEAVKAMIGSFLNGIWKQGGLQGASAADAYSVQCGLGTTMTSEDILNGFMNVTIKVAVVRPAEFIVLTFQQEMAKSS
- a CDS encoding CIS tube protein → MASLELMKITGYQDEDFNEEVSNGTYTVMLNPESVKWNRAIEYTKQQSLDAMAPSQKYKSAPAEQLSFDIVIDCTGIVDGKRTSMSKEITALESIVYTYNGKIHRPNFVKVQWGDISFNCVLTSLNTSYTLFKPDGSPLRAKISLSFDSYYSYKKRKKLESKSSPDMTHLVEVVEGDSLPQLCNRIWNSPDYYIQVAAYNKLNKFRQLTGGQQLIFPPIEKPVS
- a CDS encoding phage tail protein, with translation MATDDGSVEGATWPMPKFRFEVDLGTELKGVAFQEVSGMDVENQIIEYRKSNSKLFSTEKMPGIVKYGNVTMKRGVFVNDNTFWNWHAEITMNTIKRRTVLIKLLDEKGSVTMQWQLNNAWPTKITSTDLKSDGNEVAVDTLEIAHEQLIITNGK
- a CDS encoding Pvc16 family protein; amino-acid sequence: MKRRTKLTTIQMIAKSFYYTKKVLDQYLKNKFELTDSVVVADSLVSQNGTVSSDNKNKVVITLIHIEQETVQPFYNRNQKLDTGSYEHTSVKERYNLYILVTSSFDDYYETLKFLDASIQFFQINQLLDAHTNSEIPEGIHKLEFEFQKGGDYMQMHNLWSALGTKYQPSVIYKMKLLTIGGNEVKEFISAVDQLTNTATQ
- a CDS encoding helix-turn-helix transcriptional regulator, with translation MKKDNYIIVASDQTHTVSKIVKKLSDLSDCNTITVNSIKLLRELMLTITPKLIIVSFRNNNLEINYLLNSQIKITVPILCLTNVYENIFFSNKNIVLMIQSLENSLKNEHLLHNVRSILSLSGAYHKNKETIDKERKSGFLSENKNLARYVLELDQKKALLKSMLERIKELSLSVDHPTRRRLNSIVNNIRINTKTTHWDDFKAYFENVNPGFIRELTKKYPCLTVKDIKYCCYLKMNMSNEDIRYILGINRESVRTHKYRLKKKMVLEKEQDLKSFISSF
- a CDS encoding phage tail protein, with amino-acid sequence MESSDYPVGFYFELSFKGQDAAFKEVSGISKEMTMEEVTCGGENRFKYRLPTVSSTKNIVLKRALIPEGSPLIDWCSSSLDEGLANPIEAHDVSVNLLDADGQVSVMWTFFNAYPVKYSISDLKSQESEIVMESIELAYTYFEITPDTSIADLFA
- the vgrG gene encoding type VI secretion system tip protein VgrG produces the protein MSSSATNITSGGLATTTVKVSGNDVTHTVEIKNIEVVKNINKISFAKIVILDGNAAEESFTVSSSSTFVPGNEVVIEAGYDSKNEVVFKGIITSQHIDIHPSEGAVLEVICRDKAIKMVVGRKNKTYAKKKDSDIISSIIGSYSGLSSEVTATTTEWQEQVQYYVTDWDFILARAEANGLMVTTLENKVSVFEPAANTTSVITIEYGNNLMAFNANLNAVTQLGDVKASSWDFQNQQITTGQQTNSYTGPGNLSSKKLSEVVGLSDFDLQSTAPIQSSDLTNWSKAQLVKSNYAKIRGEVTFQGSNLVNPGNYITLSGLGDRFDGDHLISGVIQTIEGGNWITEVAIGMSPIWFTEEPDVMAPAASGLLPGAKGLFNGTVKKMYEDTDTQFRVLVDVPMFDANGEGIWARLTNFYATSGAGAFFMPEVGDEVVLGFLNEDPRYPIILGSVYSNSKNKPYTGLEPDEKNSKKAIVSKEGIFIQFDDENKIFTIETPNKNTAIFSDKDKQITLKDQNGNSIVMSESGITIKSGKSINIEADQEVTIKGTQGVTVQATQDVQIKGMNIKSSADVQYSAKGGASAQFEGGGETTIKGAMVMIN
- a CDS encoding PAAR domain-containing protein, which produces MPPAARLTDFHECPMQTPAVPSPIPHVGGPVTGPGEPTVLIGKLPAARVGDMLVCVGPPDSIVEGSTTVLIGGMPAARVGDSTAHGGTIVLGCFTVFIGG